The following nucleotide sequence is from Fructobacillus americanaquae.
TTTCCACAGATGACTTTTTGAAGACCAACCAAGTCCTCAGGGATGAAGGAATTTTCGATCAAAAGGGCTTTCCACAAAGTTATTATCTGCAAGACATAGTCCAGTTGATTCAAAACTTTAAGGCCGGCATGAATAATCAGGTTATCAACCGTTATTCGCAAACCTGGGCTGATATTGTCCCTGGTGAAAAGCAAAAGATTAGTCGACCGGATGTCTTAATTATTGAGGGTGTCGTTGCTCTTCAATTACCGGCAGAAAACTTTGATCAAAAGGTTTTTGTTGAAGCAGATATGAACGATATTAAGGACTGGTACTTGGAACGTAACTTCTTGGCAACGGTGAAGGCAAGTCATCAACCGCAGTCTTGGCGTTACCAGTATCAGGACATGGCGATTAAGGACTTTTACGACCTTGCTTTATCCGTGTGGGAACAGACAAATCAGGTTAATTATGATTGCTATATTCAAAAAACACGGGCAGAGGCTGATTTGATTTTAAAGCTTGACCGTTACCATCATCCAGTTTCGTTAACGGAGGGCCCACGGTCAGAAAACTAGAAGGCCGAATGTTCGGAAATTTGACAGAGACCATTTCCATTGGTAAGATTGTTGCTTGGGTTTAGAATATTAGAAAAATAACAAATTATGGGTTAGAGTACCCATAGCTAACAAGTTTTATTTGTACAACAAATGGAGGAAAAACATGGCAGAAAATACTGACATGAATGGAAAACCGATTAATCGCACGGCCATGATGGCCCTGTTGATGATTGGATCTTTTATTATCATTATCATGCAGACATCATTGGGAACGGCCTTGCCAACCCTGATGACTGCCTTTAATGTCGATACGGCGACGGTCCAGTGGCTGACAACGATCTTTTTGATGGTGAACGGAATCATGGTACCCGTTTCCGCCTTTTTGACAACAAGAATTCCAACGAAATACCTGTATCTATCCGCTTTGGTGGTGTATACGATTGGTACCGCAGTGGCTTACGTGACCCCAACTTCTGCCTTTTGGTTGTTGATGGTCGCCCGTGCTTTGCAGGCGGTTGCTGCTGGAATTGTGATGCCACTGATGCAGGTTGTGGCTTTGACGCTTTTTGATGCCAAATCGCGCGGTAGAGCATTGGGGATGGTCGGTTTGGTTATCGGAATGGCCCCAGCTATCGGCCCCACGTTGACTGGGTGGATTTTGGATTCAAAGCATGACGTTTTGGGAATGACTGTTGGTGGTGATTGGCGGTCAATTTTCGGTATGGTCTTACCACTTGCTGTGATTGTCTTAGTTTTGTCAACTATTTACTTCCGTAATGTCTTGGAAACGCGGAAGGTTAGTTTGGATATCCGTTCGTTGATTGAATCAACGGTTGGTTTTGGTTTAGTTCTT
It contains:
- a CDS encoding type I pantothenate kinase — translated: MTNLVEKIYEAHQGSFLTVGMTGSVAVGKSTLAAELAQGLQKKGLVATVVSTDDFLKTNQVLRDEGIFDQKGFPQSYYLQDIVQLIQNFKAGMNNQVINRYSQTWADIVPGEKQKISRPDVLIIEGVVALQLPAENFDQKVFVEADMNDIKDWYLERNFLATVKASHQPQSWRYQYQDMAIKDFYDLALSVWEQTNQVNYDCYIQKTRAEADLILKLDRYHHPVSLTEGPRSEN